One Exiguobacterium sp. BMC-KP genomic window, ACTGTTTCGTCTCCGCTAAATCATACGCCGCTTGGGTCGCACGAACGCCTTCAACGACCATTCCCATGTTTTCAAGCACAGTCTCTAATTTTTCACCTCGACCGATGGCATTCCCCGCACGCCAATTTCGACTATGAACCGATGTACAGGTAACGATCAAGTCCCCCATACCCGTCAATCCAGTAAACGTCATCGGATTAGCTCCAAGCATCGTACCGAGACGCGCCATTTCGACCATCCCACGTGTAATCAGAGCTGCTTTCGCGTTGTCACCATAACCAAGACCATCCGTCATACCAGCGGCAAGTGCAATAATGTTCTTCAGTGCACCACCGAGTTCTGCACCAATGATGTCCGCATTCAGATAGACACGGAAGTTTTCATTCGTGAACAGTTCCTGAACACGCCCTGCTTCTTCTAAGTCATCCGATGCAATCGTTACCGTCGTTGGTTTACGTAACGCAACCTCTTCAGCATGTGAAGGACCCGTCAATACACAAATAGCTTTACGCTTCGCTGGATCGACCTCTGCTTCGATTAACTCTGACAATCGAAGATGTGTCTTCGGCTCGATCCCTTTCGATGCATGGATCAGAACAACCGGTTCCGTCAACAGCTCATTTAATTGACGAGAAACTGCTCGAATCGCAGAGGATGGTGTGACGATTAAGATATGCGTCGCCCCTTCTACCGCCTCTTTGAGATCTGTCGTTGCTTTTAATGCTTTTGGTAACGCAACACCTGGCAAGAACTGCGTATTTTCATGATGCTCATTGATTCGATCAACATTAATTTGCTCACGACCATAAAGAATGACTTCCTGATCATTATCAGCTAAGACGAGCGAGAGGGCTGTTCCCCAGCTTCCCGCTCCGATGACTGCGATTTTGGTCATACTGACTCACCTCATTATTGTTTTTGACGAGCTAAAATCCGGATTGGTGTACCTGTAAAATCAAATGCTTCCCGAATCCGGTTCTCGAGATATCGTTTA contains:
- a CDS encoding NAD(P)H-dependent glycerol-3-phosphate dehydrogenase, translated to MTKIAVIGAGSWGTALSLVLADNDQEVILYGREQINVDRINEHHENTQFLPGVALPKALKATTDLKEAVEGATHILIVTPSSAIRAVSRQLNELLTEPVVLIHASKGIEPKTHLRLSELIEAEVDPAKRKAICVLTGPSHAEEVALRKPTTVTIASDDLEEAGRVQELFTNENFRVYLNADIIGAELGGALKNIIALAAGMTDGLGYGDNAKAALITRGMVEMARLGTMLGANPMTFTGLTGMGDLIVTCTSVHSRNWRAGNAIGRGEKLETVLENMGMVVEGVRATQAAYDLAETKQCELPITSALYHVLFDGHTPEEEVKKLMQRPQKNEIEHLFTTKD